CCAAAACAGCTAAAATTCCTTTTAACAAAGACCATTTATTAGCAAAAAAAACATGGGTTAAAGCAGCAAGATACAAAACGAACAAAATTCCATGAATCCATCCCGTATACTTTACTGCTAAAGGTATATCAGCATAATATTTTAGGGGCATGGCAATAAAAAGGAGCAGCAGAAAGGAGATACCCTCCAGTAGGGCAATCAAACGAAACCTGCCAATTGAAGTATTTGAAAATTC
This sequence is a window from Bacteroidota bacterium. Protein-coding genes within it:
- a CDS encoding DUF3817 domain-containing protein, giving the protein MKFEFSNTSIGRFRLIALLEGISFLLLLFIAMPLKYYADIPLAVKYTGWIHGILFVLYLAALTHVFFANKWSLLKGILAVLASLVPFGPFLLDRKHSQEENIILKQNQD